TCGCCGACGAAAGCAATATGAATGAATTATGAGATGGATGGAGATATGATCATCATCAGTGATGTTCATCCATTATATGATACAATGATGCAAAACACAATATTTTTTCTTGTTCAAATCATGAATTGGATGCTCATCATCTTCAAAGGATTGAAGTTTATTTTTGTAGCATTTTGTACAACATAACAACAAATCTAAATTTAATGTGTAGATCATATTAAGAGCccttatgatgataaaataaccCTAAGACTATAAttctattttataaataaaaaaattatttttatgattcaaattTCGATCATACTATAAAGTATATAATATGTTATATCCAATTAGATTATATTCATAGCATTCATTCATATTACtataatcataatataatcatATGTACCAGGATAATTACGATGATTCGATCACAAGATATTAAGccagttaatatttaaaaaaaatatatcgaatGAAATTTCAAAAACTTTAACCATTGATTCAAACATGACTCTTTAAATTTGTTGgacttttaattttcttttattatgaaTAAGGATCAGATAGTAGAGTGGTTCAAAAACCTCAGAAAAATCTGGAAGGATCACCAAATCCTTGTCACAAGAAAAATAATTGATTTGTAAGGTAGGACATATGCATCACATCATATGAAAATATAAGTCAcctaattaaaataatatcaagagaacAACAACATAGGACACCAACACCAACACCAACACacaaattaaaattaaaacaccaacaaaattagcttttaaccctatttttttttcttgcttattTACATTTAGCTCGTTTACACACACTAAAGCTGAGCTGCAACTACGGCCGCTACAAGAGGACGCGGTGAGATGACCGTCACATGATGGAGCAGGCATTGGGGTTCTCGTCGCTAAACATCTGCGGCGCGTGGACCATCTCGATGCGGTAACCATACCCCGAGTAAGCGGGATACGGCGCGTAGTATTCCATCTTGTTCGcttccgtcgtcgtcgtcgtcgccgtcgccgtcgccgccgccgccgcctttcCGTCATCTTTCTTCTCTTCCCCACCTCCGCcggccttctccttcttctctcctCCGGTTTCGCCGCCCTTTTCCTTCTTCTCGCCTCCTCCGTCGCCgcccttctccttctctttcttctcgccgccgccgtcgtcctTCTTGGGCGGTACGATCTCGACGGCGCGCCTCAGCTTGTCCTTGAGCATGGCCGCCAGGTTCTTCACGTCCATGGTGCCCTTGACCATGACCAGATCCTTCGCGGCGTCCACCGTCACCTCCTCCACACCTGAGGGCAATTCGGTCAATTCTCAGCATCAAACATTATTTAGACCAACTCGGTGGGCAATCTCTGCCGTCAAATGAGGGCCGCCGCCGTCATCCGACGGTCAGAAAAGGGTGGATCACCAACCCACCCGCGAGCGTTAGAATTTGGAGGAACGGATAGAGAGAGCAGCGTCTAATTCTACCTTTAATTTTGTGGATTCGTCGCTTGATTCTTTGAATGCAGCCGTCGCAGTGGAGGCGGATCTTCAGAACGACCGTGGAGACCGCAGGCTGATGGATCTTCGAAGTTAATGCAAGAAAAGTTTGATCGAACTTAATGTTGaggtgatggatggatggattgcTCACTGGTTTGGGCTTCTTGTCGTCGGAGGATTTCTTGGCGTCTTTGCCTTTGTCGTCGGCGTCCTTGTTCTTCTTGGCGTCGCCGCCGTCGTCCTTGGCCTTCTTGGGAGGGTCCTTGGGGGAGATGAAGTCGACCTTCTTCTTGGTCTTGACCTCCAGAAACTCCTTCAGCTTCCATGGGTCCACCTTGCCCACCACCTTCAGCTTGTTGTGCGCCGCGTCCACGCTGACCCCTTCCACCCCTGTGGCACGCGATCGATGAGGTGATCGATGGTCAGTCCTTGCCCCTCAAAGAGCAAACATGATTGATGCTAAGAACCTGGGAGGAATTCCTTCAGGAATCGAAGTTCAAATCGAATGTTTGACGAACCCAAATTGGTAGATTCTAccgaaaagaacaaaaaagaatcgGTTTTGCTTCGTAGAAAAGGAAAATTGCGATTACCCTAAATTTTCCTCCACCCTGTTTCCTCATCCAACTTGTGATTCATGCCATCGGGAATTGATGGGCTAAAGTTGGATTAAAAGGCTTCAAAGGTCAAATTTTGGAAAACGAGAACGAAGGTGAACTACACAAACGAGAGGATCGAATCAACGTCAAATCCTAGAACGAAAAAAGAGCGAGCGACAGAGGCGGGGAGGGGAAGAAGGGTAGTACCTTCGAGGCCCTTGACGAGCTTGCGGACCTTGAGGGCGCAGCCCTCGCAGTGCATGTCGAGCTTCACCTCCACAGGCGTCGgtccctcctccttcttcttctcccctcctcctcccttttccttcttctcatcgtctcccttcttctccccgtctcccttcttcttcttctcctgccATTAACATCACAAACCAAACCGATTAAGCAACCAAAATCCACATCCAGTAAGCGAGACGCATGAAGCTGATACAAGCAATGGAAGTGCCTCACCTCACCCATTGCGCTTTTCTCCTctgctctctctccctccctcgggCTCTCACTCTCTATCAGTCTCTCCTCTTCAGGATGGGAGGAGGCAATAGCTGCGCAGGCTGTTCATATATAGCGGGAGGCGAGGGATATTAGTCGGAGGAAGAAGGTGATATCGGATTCGGATCCAAACCTTCTGTTGATCATGGTGGCTTTGATCTATGTTGCCATGCATGCACCATCACCAACGGGCATGCATGGGAATGGATCATGGATGTGTCATGTGTGGATGTCGGGTTACGTGGATCCAACGAGGAGGGTAGGGTAAGCTGGTACGTGGGCCCGGTAAATTTTGCAGGTCGACGGCCGTCGGGTTTTGACGAGACCGGAAGCGTGCGTGAGGGGCCGCGGGCAGCTTCCGGGAAATCCGATATCGCACGACTCTATCCACGACTCATGGAACGGGGCATGTTGAGTCGGCGCGCATGTGGACGGAGCCCAAACGTCTTCTCGGCGTCCTTCGTATTCGCCCTGTCGGACTATCGTGACGTGGATCGTGTTGACCAACCGCGACGGAGCGGCACCCTTCGCAACGGACGTTTGCCATTGTGTGCGGTTGGTGTGCGATTCTTTGGGAGATCAGCTAAATGTGGGACCCAGTATGAATTACCAATGATGACACTGGTGGCCGAGCGGGGACAACAAAAAGAAACGTAACAAGAAGAGTATCTGTTCACGGCGACGTGTCGCCGACGCGAAACGAAGTTTCTCGGCACCTCCCTGCGTTATATACAACAAAAGTATCGGATATCCGAAACGCGTTATAAACTATTGTTATGCATCAAAAGAATATATTTCTGCACCAACGGCAATCAAACTCTTCGATCGACTATAATCAATTACTTGCTACATATTTATGCTTCCGATCAGATCATTGCTCTCATGAGTATCGTGCAAACACACATAGAATCAGCCATCTTTGTTCATCTCTTGGAAACATAGAAGATTAGATGTAATAGTTCTGCAATCCCAATTTGAATTCGATCAATTTATGAACCCATATGAAGATTTGTACATGAAATTTCGTGTTTAGTATCACACCTGTACATATTATACATGCGAAGACTCTTTTTATGGGTGTCTAAAGCACTGGTCATGTAAATGGCAGGCTTGTTGTGGGCCTTGAAAGCCCGGCCCATGCCAACTCCTcatactatttatttatttatttatttattttggagaagatatgatgacatATACTTTGAGAACAGTTCATCAATCATAAGATGATATCCAAGGGCTGAGATTAAACAAGTTGGTCGATGGCGAGAATTCCAACACGTTTCTTTACATGTCAAATTCATATCCAAATCACGTAGAATTTTAATTAAAGCAGATAGAAGATCTAAGGGCCGCCATATCgatttttctttccttctttcttttccGTGAGAGAGTGACAGCAATTAAGGCAGCACACCCGAATGTTTCTTGATATAGTTCGATGAGCGCAAGCTCAAAATTCGCAGTGGAAATAGAGAAAGCAGACGAGAATGCATTGTGATCCTCAAAACCCGTGACTTGGTCTACTTGGTTGTCACTGACAGCTCAGGAAATCTGCAGAAAGAAAACCCTTGTGGTATTGCGGAATCATAAATGACTACCTGAATCTTCAACAGCAGCAACTTCTCCGAATCTTCTGTTTCAGATGCACATAGTCAGTAACTGTAGCATCAGGTCTTCCTCATCAAAGACAATTGTGCCtgcaagaaaaggaaagaaatcaaGAACAAGTCCAGTTTCAGTGTTCCCAAAGTTGGTTCTACCAAACTTTTTTAATTGTTCCTGCTAGAGCTGGAAAACCTGCATTGCTGTTTGACTCTATTTCATGGTTCTTACCCTTTTCTCAGTACAAGGAACAGAGTCGTTGAATCACCAAGAAACAGATTGATTAATTGTGCTGAAAGAGAAGGTTTGGCACTAGTCTGTTCCTGTGATGGAAAACAACACATGGTCTTGATATCAAAATAAGCAGGACTTTTGATGGGGTGACTGCTGTTCTTAGATTCAGACTGTTTGATGGTGTGATTTGCTCACATCCTGACAAAACAACAGGAAACCAACAGAAAGGCCAGTAAATATATGCAGGTAGATTGCAGGAAAGGCATGGAGAGGGAGTTCCAAAGGCTCAGATTTGAAATGAGACTCCAAAGAGAGATGGCACAAAATGACAATAAACTGCTTTGATGTCTGAAAGTTGCAAGGAACCGCAGCACATGAACAAATCACTAGGAGATGATCATACAGTAGGGTTCTTGAATTCAATTACTTCCATTAGAATAGAAGGATATCTATTGAAAAGATCTGTGATTTCTGATTCCCATACTACATGTCTGGAAGTTAAATGTAAGCACCATCCTTCGAAGTACACAAATGACATAACCTAATGGATTGACTTCAGAATGGTACATAGTTCACATGCACACAAGCAGCTGTGAAGGTTGGGTCTCATCACTCAGCCTAGTTCTTCCTCATCACCTATGCTCTTAACCTACTGTTTGAGCTCGGATGTTATCACACTAACATTGTCATGCTCCCTTCATCAGAAAAGaaacaaaggaaaaagaactCATGACCCAACTTCCATCCATCCTTTCACTTGTTCCTTACACTTCTAGTTAGACTTTTGATCCTTGGAAAGGAAACAGGAAAGACCCAGAGCGAGATGCACACTGGCACAGGGATGGCTTTATCTGAATGATGGTAAGTTTTTGTGGCGCTGAGACTGCAGGATGTTGGAATTGATGGAAACCAGGCGGGCCAGTCTTTGACTTTGTTTCACAACGTCCATATATTTCAGCTCTGTGGTCTCTTGCTTTCTGTGTTCTTCTATATCTCCTCAAAGGCAGTGCCTTGTTCTTAGTGGGGTGAAGCACCAGTTTGCTGCAATCAGGAGTCTCAATGGGGAGGACTCCATGCTGTGAGAAGGCTAACGTGAAAAGAGGCCCTTGGTCACCTGAGGAGGACACCAAACTGAAGGAGTTCATAGAGAAGTATGGGATTGGTGGGAACTGGATTTCTCTCCCTCAGAAAGCTGGTACCGCCCTCGCACTTTCTTTCCCTTTCATCAAGACCATATGATTTGATTTCGAAtagatatcatcttgcttagttttgagagagagagagagagagagacagagagtctTTGATGTGAGGATGGTGGTGATATTGGCTGTTTGGTGTTATGACAGGCCTGAAGAGATGTGGGAAGAGCTGCAGGCTAAGATGGCTCAACTATTTGAGACCCAACATAAAACATGGCGAGTTCTCGGAAGAAGAAGACAGGATCATATGCAGTCTTTTCACCACCATTGGAAGCAGGTGAGAGACATCCCTCGAAGGGAACAAAAGATTAACGGGTCTTCCTCTTGCTTTGATTACCGCCCTCTTCTTAGAACTGCCGTAGAAGAATTAACTGTTTGCGCTCCTCCTCTGCAACTACAGGTGGTCAATCATAGCTGCCCAGCTCCCAGGCAGGACGGACAACGACATCAAGAACCACTGGAACACCAAGCTCAAGAAGAAGCTCCTGGGAATCACTAATCCTTCCCATAGGAAACCTCGTCAGCAGAAGCAGCATcatcaaaatcaccaacagtactGCCTCCCATCCCCATCTCCACCATTACAAGGTCGAAGTCACAccacaaccaccaccaccaccaccgatgGCTTTCCCTTCACCACTGCAACTTTTGGCCTCCTGGAAGTTCCATATGACCAACATCAGATAAAGGAGAGTAgtgccatgatcacgttgggcagTGACCAGACCTGCAGTTCTTCTGACGGAAGCTGCAGTACTAAGGCTGGCTATGTTGGAGGAGGAGATCGTATGGACATTGATGGATATCTTTATGGTGCTACTGAACTGGAGTACAGCTCCGAGGAGATCAACCAGCTTCTGATCTCCATCCTGGGGTGCAGCAATGGTGGCACGAACAGCAACAATCTCTATCTGGATTACCCTACGGCCAATGCAGGAAGAGAAGAACTCGAAGACCCACTGAACTACTGATCAATCCGTGACCATAGAGGAAAAGGTCATGAGAACAACTCCGTGGGTTGGAGAGAGTGAGGCTTGTTAATCTCATATGCTGTCTGCACAAATGCTACCTAAACATGCTTTTCTTTAGGATTAACGGTGTCAAACTAAGTTTCTTATGTTGCGTTGGTGACTAATTAGTAATTACACGTTTGGTTTTAACATCGTAATTAAAGATATAAATTGAGGGCATGGCTCACAAGTCATCGGAGGAGGATCCTCTCCAAGTATCCTTTGCATAGAAAACTTCCAATTCCATCATCTGAACCGTTCATTCACTTGATTCCTCGCAACAGCGACCTACCGTAGTTACCTTTTCATCCTCTATTGCAAGATTTTACTATCAACTTTACCGtgagcatattatatatatatatatatatatatatatgtaaatatatatgtatatatatatacatatatatattaagaatttgaatttcaaaaattatatagtGGAAgacaaaagaggaaaaaaattatcttttcttaaaaacataaaaaaaatattttctttttttagaaaaaaaaataataaaaataaaaagggaaaaacttATCTCCTTAAGTGGGGCCGAGGCATAGAGAGAGAGCGCGCAGATAAAGCCAAAGGCCTTTTCGACCACTCCGCCGAATGCCAAGATCGAGCTCTGTTTCAATGGCGAAGCGGTACGAAACCAAACACCTTCCGCTTTCCACGTGTAGTTCTCGCGTCCGTCCTCTTGGATCGCCGGTCTCCCTCCCCAGATGCTTCGGGATCTCTCATGGCGCTCGCCCCTTGGCCCTCCTCTTTATCGCACCTTGCCGGTGATCGCCGATCCTTCCCTTCCTTCCGACGGTCCCAGGAACTCCGTCTGCTGTGGAGCTCCAATCCGTACCTAGTTCGCAGAAGCCTCGTGCCCTGTTGCTCTGGGGAGGAATTTAGGTACGCTGCGGCTTTCATTGGGTCACTTGGAGATTACAAAGTTCTTTGGTGAGTGATTTAACGTTTTCTTCGCTAGAGATGGGTTCTTGATCGCTGTTTCTGTTGTAGCAGGAGAGGGAGGGCGTTGAAGCGCAAAGAGGAGCTCTGCCATGAACTGCGGGAGTTCATATCGGCGACGGGGCTTGCTGAGAATCGCGTGCCCTCCATGAAGGAGCTCTGCGAAAACGGGAGGTCCGTTAGCTTACGTCTCCCCTTCTACCTTCTTCTCCGTCcttctttcttaaaaaaaaattgttattttttttcctttgtttggTTAGTCCTTAAGAATTGCATTATGTGGATTATCAGATGGCGCTTGCTATCATTCTTATGTTTTCTTTGTTATACCTCAACACTTCGTTCAAAGAGTTACGTTTTCTGCATCATTGATCAGAGCCAAGCAAATTTAGAgggattaaaatatgagattctgtGCGAATGTGAACCTTATTTGGGTTGTTTCTTTTCGGAAGTTCTGACGGTGGCTTACCTGATAAAAATATTGTGCTTTCTGTTGATATCCTATGAACTTAAAGATGTTTGGAATTTGGATGTCCATCTGTCGTGAATGGTGAACCAATGGTCTGTCTTAGTCCACAAGTAAGAAACATGCACTATCAAGTATGTCCTACATCTTCGTTCTCAAACTGGAAAATGTATCTCTTATTCAGAGACCCAATCAGATTGATGTTCAACTTTTGCTGCTCATTTTTTATAATTGTAGATTGTATTGAGCACAAAATCCGCATAATTTCCAACTCCAAATTTTGTCAAGTTTGGATTTCTCTCTTCCTACAGTAGGTGGAAATAACTCAAGCTTGATTCTATGTCATGCACCAGACACTTGGTTATATTAGCTGAAACTATAATGTGCCCTCCTGAATTTGTGGTCTACAGCATGAATTTGGCATGCCTTGTATAGTCAATGATCTGTTCACTTGTTCAGTTATACACAGTATATGGAAGGGCATGAGAATAATTAACTCAACATAGATTCTATTCACCATTTAGTTTTTACATGCCAAGTTAACAAAATCATGTCAGTTCATTGATTACTTTTATGGAATGGACATCTGCAGAGGTAAGCATGTCTATCTGAAATTCTAGCTAGTGTAGTTTGTAATGCTAAAACCATCATGTTCTTAGATTAAGAAAATAACTTAAATgatatgtatgattttgaatcaaAGGATCGCTCTTGGACAGCTGTTGTTGGCGATATCAAGTTTGCATTTATTTCAGTATACCACAGGTGTAATTAGTCCCACCAAACTTCCTAGATGTTTCTTTAGAACTTGTCGTTCAATGGTGGACAAGAGAATATACTTTTCAGTGCATTTGTTGACTTAATCAGAACTGTAGTTTATGTCAAAGCAGCAGTTTCTGACAGCTGTAATTGTCAATGTCAAACTTGCACTATTTTAAATGGTTCCCTTGTCCAGTTGATCTCATGAGGACCTGCCACTCAGCAGCTACAAATGACTGCAAAGGTGCATCGTGTTGGTGGTAACCATAGTCAATTTGATAACAATAAAATATAACTTTGTCTTTAGTCTTATAAACACTGCAGTAACCCGAGATTGAACTCCTTCTGGACATGATTTGAAAAGCTTTGTTATTTTCTCGTATTTTTTATGGGTTGGAACcagtatatatattttatatctagATTGCTTGTCCTGTGCATGACATGGTGGTACCATGGCTTCCTCTTTTCAATGTTAAGAAGCTTGTAGAAGCAAGGTTTGACTTGAATATATTTCTGGCTAGATAAATGTCTACCTTGCGATTGCCATAGGAAGGACCTCGCAAATATTGTGAGACGGAGAGGATACAAGGTTGTCACAGAACTTCTTTTTAATTCAAATGGAGAGAACCATTCAGATAAAATTTCAGAAGGAAGACAAAGATTTATAGATGCAGAATTATATAAAGCTGCAGGTTTGCAAGTTTTCCAGATTGCATATTGGTTTCTTACTCACTAGTCACTACTACTGCTGATTTTATTCATAGTGCATTGTAACCTTAGGAGGTCAAGAGACGAAGATACATGTGTCTCCTTATTGTACCTTACGGCGAAGCAACCGTTCTATGGAGAGAGACTTGGTTAAATCAAATGGAATGGTATTAACTGATAATCATGTCCAAGTATGTGATAATTCAGAATCTTCAGTGGACTCCTTGCATATAAAGGCAGTAAAGTTTAGACAGACTGGAGAACTGGATACAATGGAAGGTAATTTTGTAATGTAAATTTATCTCTTTTGTTCTTTATGCTCACCTTTTCTGTTGATTATTTCAAGTTGAATATGAATTGTTTCTTTTACAACTTGTTGTCACCAGAAGTCCTGTGAAGGCTATCGTTATGGCTGAAGGTATTAAAAGGAACCTATATACATAACTGTATTGATATGAATTGTTCAATTATCAattttgttttctccttttttattGTCATCAGGTTAGGCATGCAAACTGATGGAACACTAGCTAAGTATATGATCTTGTATTAATctacaggttttttttttttttctcttttatagatcAACTATCCTGAGAGCCCCAAAGACAAATTTTGTGGATCAGAATGTCCACATCACATACTGTAGTATCAAAATTGTCTTGTACATGAGGCGTAGTACTTTGCTTCCTCATGTGTTGTATTTATCATCCATTTCCTATGAAAATTTTCAACATTGTACTAGCAATTGAAAATCTTGCTCCATGTATGCCTTTTTGTCAGGGAATGGATTAAAATAAAGCTGAAGTCAGAACTGGTCTTACCATGAATAACATTTTTGCTCTGTAATCTTTAATGGAAGCCAATTCTGGTTTCCTTAATCAACTAATTATTTGTGCCCATGGAAGGTTATGACATTTTGTTCaactatatttttcttttctgcCTCTGCGTGATGCATTCCTAGTGACATGTATCAGATACAGTTGTGGCATTTGTATTGCCTTCAAGATCTTGTAGAGACGTCAAGTAATTGGTTATTTTCTATAACTAATTAACCATCAGTTTGAGCATAGAAGGGACTGAGTCTGAATACATGACTCCACATACCATACCTCTTAATGGGCATAAATGCTCAGCAGTTTTGTCTATTAGTTTTTAGTTTTCAGTTTCAATCTTTGTATAATTACTTATTAACTTCACAAGCTTTTTTAACATCTAATGCAGTTTCAGCATTCTTTTTTCCCCTAATTTTTTGTCAAAATGTATGACAAAACCTTTTTCTTTCAGTCTGTTCTTATTCACTGATCAGTGGATATTGATTGAAATACATTGTAAATAAGAAGTTAGTAGTAGATGTGATATTTAAGCTTGGTGTGCTTCATACCTTTTTCTTAAACATAATTTTTTCTAAACTCCAAATTCATATATAAATGAATAATTGTGTTTATCTactataatttaaaatatgagaAATTAATACTTAGCCACATGCTTTGATTGCTTTAGTGGTATAATTCAGACCTCATGTCAGTCCTCATTTTGTTTATTTACTTAATGATTCCTCAGGTGAAGACTGTGAGTTATATCACGATTTGGCTTCAGAGGTTGTAACCTTTTACATTATTATCTAAATAATCTTGTAATAAGTCTAATCCTTGTTTCAATTGTGTATTGTTTCTGTGTTAAGATTTATGAACATGACAATCAGAATGAAATCAATCGTTTGAAGATCTTGCTGGTAACAATATCATGTCTCATTTTCTTTCTCtgaatttttaattaaatttgtttttagaTTGTAATTTTTAATTGTGAAGTTACCATGTCAAAATGATCACCTTATGCTGGATTGTGTTAGCATCAAAAGAAGATGGAACTTTCCCAACTAAAGCAACAAATTGATGATGAGAAGGTACTAAAGATCTATTATTTTTTCATTAGCTATTTATATATAGAAGCATATCCATAAGAATCATGACAGTATTTTTCTAAGAAGCATTCAAATATAAATTCTTTTATTCGTACAGAATTTTCACATTCATGATATTTATTACTTTAAAATGTGAGCCTAGGATATTTGTTGATGTGAATTATGGATTCTTTTAGATATGCCAAAACTTGCTTTAGTAGCTTTCAGAAAAGCTACTTTTCGATTCCTTATGTGATAGAAACGACTAAAATCATGTAACCAAATGATTTATTTTCTCTAAGAAGCATTATACATCTTTAGAAGACACAAAAGTGATTCTATttagaaatttttaaaattaaatttctGTACCAATATGTCCACTCCTGTCATCTTACATGTTACTGTTATACACTATGAATATcatgatatttttaataatttgttaAAAGTAGAATGATGGCTAATTTTTAAAGCTGAATTAGTTTTGTTATTTCAAGCTACTTTTCTGATTGTATGTAATATAAATTTAACTGTTTCCTCAAAGATCTATTCTAGTTCAATATCATTATTGTACTTGGCAGGGGTTTTCAAAATTTCAGTGATGAATGAACATATGCTGAAAGAAACTGTAATCATTCTCTTTCTTGCCTCAGCTTGCATTAAGTAGTCTTCACGCTAGGGCCACAGTTGAGCTTGGTGATATAAAAAGAATCGTAGCAGAGAAAGATGCGGAACTCCATGCTGCCGAGGGGAACTTAAATGGACTAAAAGAGGTATGCATTCTCCTTTTAATCTTGTGTCTTCATTGTGTGCCCTTGTTTGTCCCATATGTATCATTAATACATAATGTAAACAACCAGAATATCATCTTAGTGAACCTGGTTTGCTTTTAAACATGCAAGAAATCTTGAATGCTTGGAATAATAAAGCATTTAGATTTACAAGTGCAACTTCGTATTCATGAAAGTCAGAAATGAATTACATCAAAGAAGATGGAAATCTAATTCCAAAAAGCATTCACTTCTTACCAAATATTACATTGATTCTCTGTGGTGAATCAGCAGTATCCTGTGCATGCtattaattcttttttcttttaacttaggattttcattaacatataagcaATTTGCTTACTTAGAATGCATTAGATTTGGCATTGAAGCATGGTCTTGTTGACACAGGTTCGTATCGACTACTGGGCAAACGGTCAAATCATAGAAGTTGCTGGTAGTTTTAATGGTTGGCAGCATAGAGTCAGAATGGATCACCATCCTTCATCTAAACACATAAATCCACCTGGGTACAGGTTTAGTCAGCATTTATTATACCCTCTTCCTATACCATTTGAGACCTGTTGTAATCTCTGATGAGTGTTAAGCTTACATAGTTTCATATACCATGGTCCAAGGTTCGTTGTACCATAGCATATCACTCGGTACGGGTGATATATATCGGTCCGACAGGAgattggtatgggtggtacattagTATACTCTCATGTACCATGTGTCGATACGCTCAGTATGACTCGGTACAACTCGATACATACCATACCAACAATTGATCGGTACATCGGTACGGACTGATAAGGCGAACCATGGCATGGTCAATCTCATatttttttgatatgatattGTCATGTGATGCTTTTAACCTCGTTATCACCAAGACTCAGGATATGTTCTTCTATTTTTATATAACAATTTTGATTGTGGTTTTAGGGCCTTATCTCAGGTGGGCAGGGTGGGAGGCCTGTGTTGACATTTTTACAATGAATTGGATAGGTAGTCTGTGGAAATGGAGTGGGCAGGCACCTATAGGGGGATCTCATGGTTGTCTGATCTATGTATTGGCTCTGCAAAGTGGGTTAAATTGGTTTGGACACCAATAATTCAATAAATCATCTAATGTGATAAACAAAGTCTCTAGTCTCCACTATGGACCTTACAGGTTTATTCCGGTAA
The DNA window shown above is from Musa acuminata AAA Group cultivar baxijiao chromosome BXJ2-4, Cavendish_Baxijiao_AAA, whole genome shotgun sequence and carries:
- the LOC103982744 gene encoding protein PTST homolog 3, chloroplastic isoform X7, whose protein sequence is MALAPWPSSLSHLAGDRRSFPSFRRSQELRLLWSSNPYLVRRSLVPCCSGEEFRRGRALKRKEELCHELREFISATGLAENRVPSMKELCENGRKDLANIVRRRGYKVVTELLFNSNGENHSDKISEGRQRFIDAELYKAAGGQETKIHVSPYCTLRRSNRSMERDLVKSNGMVLTDNHVQVCDNSESSVDSLHIKAVKFRQTGELDTMEGEDCELYHDLASEIYEHDNQNEINRLKILLHQKKMELSQLKQQIDDEKLALSSLHARATVELGDIKRIVAEKDAELHAAEGNLNGLKEVRIDYWANGQIIEVAGSFNGWQHRVRMDHHPSSKHINPPGKPMLWSTVLWLYPGVYEIKFIVDGEWRIDSQWEIITSGGITNNVLRVDK
- the LOC103982744 gene encoding protein PTST homolog 3, chloroplastic isoform X3, encoding MALAPWPSSLSHLAGDRRSFPSFRRSQELRLLWSSNPYLVRRSLVPCCSGEEFRYAAAFIGSLGDYKVLWRGRALKRKEELCHELREFISATGLAENRVPSMKELCENGRKDLANIVRRRGYKVVTELLFNSNGENHSDKISEGRQRFIDAELYKAAGGQETKIHVSPYCTLRRSNRSMERDLVKSNGMVLTDNHVQVCDNSESSVDSLHIKAVKFRQTGELDTMEGEDCELYHDLASEIYEHDNQNEINRLKILLHQKKMELSQLKQQIDDEKLALSSLHARATVELGDIKRIVAEKDAELHAAEGNLNGLKEVRIDYWANGQIIEVAGSFNGWQHRVRMDHHPSSKHINPPGYRKPMLWSTVLWLYPGVYEIKFIVDGEWRIDSQWEIITSGGITNNVLRVDK
- the LOC103982744 gene encoding protein PTST homolog 3, chloroplastic isoform X4 — translated: MALAPWPSSLSHLAGDRRSFPSFRRSQELRLLWSSNPYLVRRSLVPCCSGEEFRRGRALKRKEELCHELREFISATGLAENRVPSMKELCENGRKDLANIVRRRGYKVVTELLFNSNGENHSDKISEGRQRFIDAELYKAAGGQETKIHVSPYCTLRRSNRSMERDLVKSNGMVLTDNHVQVCDNSESSVDSLHIKAVKFRQTGELDTMEGEDCELYHDLASEIYEHDNQNEINRLKILLHQKKMELSQLKQQIDDEKLALSSLHARATVELGDIKRIVAEKDAELHAAEGNLNGLKEVRIDYWANGQIIEVAGSFNGWQHRVRMDHHPSSKHINPPGYRKPMLWSTVLWLYPGVYEIKFIVDGEWRIDSQWEIITSGGITNNVLRVDKLKAQKKLI
- the LOC103982744 gene encoding protein PTST homolog 3, chloroplastic isoform X5, coding for MALAPWPSSLSHLAGDRRSFPSFRRSQELRLLWSSNPYLVRRSLVPCCSGEEFRRGRALKRKEELCHELREFISATGLAENRVPSMKELCENGRKDLANIVRRRGYKVVTELLFNSNGENHSDKISEGRQRFIDAELYKAAGGQETKIHVSPYCTLRRSNRSMERDLVKSNGMVLTDNHVQVCDNSESSVDSLHIKAVKFRQTGELDTMEGEDCELYHDLASEIYEHDNQNEINRLKILLHQKKMELSQLKQQIDDEKLALSSLHARATVELGDIKRIVAEKDAELHAAEGNLNGLKEVRIDYWANGQIIEVAGSFNGWQHRVRMDHHPSSKHINPPGKPMLWSTVLWLYPGVYEIKFIVDGEWRIDSQWEIITSGGITNNVLRVDKLKAQKKLI
- the LOC103982744 gene encoding protein PTST homolog 3, chloroplastic isoform X1 produces the protein MALAPWPSSLSHLAGDRRSFPSFRRSQELRLLWSSNPYLVRRSLVPCCSGEEFRYAAAFIGSLGDYKVLWRGRALKRKEELCHELREFISATGLAENRVPSMKELCENGRKDLANIVRRRGYKVVTELLFNSNGENHSDKISEGRQRFIDAELYKAAGGQETKIHVSPYCTLRRSNRSMERDLVKSNGMVLTDNHVQVCDNSESSVDSLHIKAVKFRQTGELDTMEGEDCELYHDLASEIYEHDNQNEINRLKILLHQKKMELSQLKQQIDDEKLALSSLHARATVELGDIKRIVAEKDAELHAAEGNLNGLKEVRIDYWANGQIIEVAGSFNGWQHRVRMDHHPSSKHINPPGYRKPMLWSTVLWLYPGVYEIKFIVDGEWRIDSQWEIITSGGITNNVLRVDKLKAQKKLI